A single region of the Drosophila miranda strain MSH22 chromosome 2, D.miranda_PacBio2.1, whole genome shotgun sequence genome encodes:
- the LOC108156092 gene encoding uncharacterized protein LOC108156092 translates to MIKRLKCDLSPELTTCLKLSDMDRSDCCRIKEPIPYDGECFMKDIGKELAKLYRRHDRMFVKRRRIMEMALPRHRKCRYVPKCPCQFSKTIDIVHADQPSYTRTEQLALPTVRRLLNRRQLALSTGDSIGESILNRLLRYSYLSLYSRLTNIQPLKKPVKKKKPTKKQKIRQNRFFAKLATPKVVPSPPKPERQFKEMSQGRLKRLSRPKRYVDEVKTPWELTETMRKYKPTKRIKTMAKPNERENVHINENPEKVSPNALTYKPSARIKEMSQPLTMHEANTVPADIKEDPFAIAPNALKYKASSRIKELAEPKEFENTHIRENPFAISPAALKAKATPRLIALAKPKGG, encoded by the exons ATGATCAAGAGATTGAAATGCGACCTCAGTCCGGAGCTGACAACCTGCCTGAAGTTGTCGGACATGGATCGATCCGACTGTTGCCGTATCAAAGAACCCATTCCCTATGATGGCGAGTGCTTCATGAAGGACATTGGCAAGGAGCTGGCCAAGCTCTACCGTCGCCATGACCGCATGTTCGTCAAACGCCGGCGCATCATGGAGATGGCCCTGCCCCGCCATCGGAAATGTCGCTACGTCCCCAAGTGCCCGTGTCAGTTCAGCAAAACGATCGATATTGTCCACGCCGATCAGCCGAGCTACACGCGCACGGAGCAGCTGGCCCTGCCCACGGTGCGGCGGCTGCTCAACCGCCGGCAGCTTGCCCTCAGCACGGGCGACTCGATCGGTGAATCGATTCTGAATCGGCTGCTCCGCTATAGCTACCTCTCGCTCTACAGTCGTCTGACGAACATACAGCCGTTGAAGAAACC agtgaagaagaagaagccTACGAAAAAGCAAAAGATTCGGCAGAACAGATTCTTCGCAAAATTGGCCACACCGAAGGTGGTGCCGAGCCCCCCAAAGCCG GAACGACAATTCAAGGAGATGAGTCAGGGTCGCCTCAAGAGACTGTCGCGCCCCAAGCGCTACGTGGACGAGGTCAAGACCCCGTGGGAGCTGACGGAAACAATGCGCAAATACAAGCCGACCAAACGCATCAAGACAATGGCCAAGCCCAATGAGCGCGAGAATGTCCACATTAACGAGAATCCCGAAAAGGTGTCGCCCAATGCACTGACATACAAAC CGAGTGCCCGCATCAAGGAGATGTCCCAGCCGCTCACGATGCACGAAGCGAATACGGTGCCGGCGGACATCAAGGAGGATCCGTTTGCCATCGCCCCAAATGCCCTCAAATACAAGGCCTCGTCCCGCATCAAGGAGCTGGCCGAGCCAAAGGAGTTCGAGAATACCCACATACGCGAGAATCCGTTCGCTATCTCGCCGGCAGCGCTCAAGGCCAAGGCCACGCCACGCCTCATCGCCCTGGCCAAGCCCAAGGGCGGCTAA
- the LOC108156093 gene encoding uncharacterized protein LOC108156093, with protein sequence MSCHREMFSQAPVLSSQKSKLLSLDEQLIRQLFYKYHTLECLELSKALDKQSDEPKGVSVYGKRLEAGSKRRTSTTSVNPKVSQKSFPKRRTSTTSINPKVSQKGSAASVRPNSPFSHHSTAPRRHFESSFRDSSRLNLSATSRLFNMSHCLRPNASATSHISNVSKRLQELAKAKQPPKVLSTRQPWHLTCSMRTFKASDRLTLLAKSRMPSTEKLYNPFSVAQRALTYKATERINLLAVPGKRTPAVVEYPEIQVRSIRKGFRPGLLTLRLYNLAAPKLREDTTIRRKPFTVRRSAMRAKLTPRLEQLSQPRQQFSRNWE encoded by the exons ATGTCGTGCCACCGGGAAATGTTTAGCCAAGCTCCTGTTCTTTCAAGCCAAAAGTCGAAGCTTTTGTCGTTGGACGAGCAGCTGATCCGTCAGCTGTTCTACAAGTATCACACCTTGGAGTGCTTGGAGTTGTCCAAGGCATTGGACAAGCAGTC CGATGAACCAAAGGGGGTTTCCGTTTACGGGAAGCGTTTGGAAGCCGGCTCCAAACGGAGGACCAGCACTACTAGCGTAAACCCAAAAGTTTCCCAGAAAAGTTTCCCCAAACGGAGGACCAGCACAACTAGCATTAACCCAAAAGTTTCCCAGAAGGGGTCCGCTGCGAGTGTCCGTCCCAATTCCCCCTTCTCCCACCATTCAACAGCACCACGCCGACATTTTGAGTCCTCATTCCGTGATAGTTCGCGTCTTAATTTAAGTGCCACGTCACGCCTTTTTAATATGTCCCACTGTTTGCGTCCAAATGCGAGTGCTACATCCCATATTTCCAATGTCTCCAAGCGTCTCCAGGAGCTGGCCAAAGCCAAGCAGCCGCCCAAGGTTTTGAGTACCAGGCAGCCATGGCATCTCACCTGCTCGATGCGGACCTTTAAGGCCAGCGATCGCCTGACGCTCTTGGCCAAAAGCAGGATGCCATCGACCGAAAAACTATACAATCCCTTCAGCGTGGCTCAGCGGGCATTGACCTACAAAG CCACTGAGCGCATTAACCTACTGGCAGTGCCCGGAAAGAGGACACCCGCTGTTGTGGAATACCCGGAGATCCAGGTAAGATCGATACGCAAAGGATTCCGCCCCGGACTTCTAACTCTGCGGCTGTACAACCTGGCCGCTCCAAAGCTGAGGGAGGACACCACTATCCGGCGGAAGCCGTTCACAGTGCGACGCAGCGCGATGCGGGCCAAGTTGACGCCGCGTCTGGAGCAACTCTCCCAGCCGAGACAGCAGTTCAGCCGCAACTGGGAATGA
- the LOC108156091 gene encoding isocitrate dehydrogenase [NAD] subunit beta, mitochondrial has protein sequence MSMLARTLGRTVLQAAAARSVHTSATLEKVRTGHKIQDATYGANRTTCTLIPGDGVGPEIVYALQEVFKAANVPVDFESYFLSEINPVLSAKLEDVVASIQKNKVCIKGILATPDYSNVGDLQTLNMKLRNDLDLYANVVHVRSLPGVKTRHTDIDVVIIREQTEGEYSALEHESVPGIVECLKIITAKKSMRIAKFAFDYATKNQRKKVTAVHKANIMKLGDGLFLRCCEDVAKLYPRIQFEKMIVDNTTMQMVSNPNQFDVMVTPNLYGAIVDNLASGLVGGAGVVAGASYSAETVVFEPGARHTFAGAVGKNVANPTAMMLCGVKLLRHINLPTYSEVIFNAINKVLNDGKVRTKDLGGQSTTMDFTRAVIANLH, from the exons ATGTCAATGCTGGCCAGAACCCTAGGACGCACCGTTTTGCAG GCGGCGGCTGCACGTAGTGTACACACCTCAGCGACCCTCGAAAAGGTTCGTACAGGACATAAAATACAGGATGCAACCTATGGAGCCAATAGAACAACCTGTACACTGATTCCCGGCGATGGTGTGGGTCCCGAGATCGTGTATGCCCTGCAGGAAGTCTTCAAG GCAGCCAATGTGCCCGTGGACTTCGAGTCCTACTTCCTGTCGGAGATCAACCCTGTGCTGAGTGCCAAGTTGGAGGATGTGGTGGCCTCCATCCAGAAGAACAAAGTCTGCATAAAG GGCATTCTGGCTACTCCCGACTACAGCAATGTGGGTGACTTACAAACCCTGAACATGAAGCTGCGTAACGATCTGGACCTTTACGCCAATGTGGTGCATGTCCGTAGCTTGCCCGGCGTCAAGACGCGCCACACCGACATCGACGTGGTCATCATCCGTGAGCAGACGGAGGGCGAGTACTCGGCGCTGGAGCACGAGTCTGTTCCCGGCATTGTGGAGTGCCTGAAGATCATCACTGCCAAGAAGTCGATGCGCATTGCCAAGTTTGCCTTCGACTATGCCACCAAGAATCAGCGCAAGAAGGTCACTGCCGTGCACAAGGCCAACATCATGAAGCTGGGCGACGGCCTCTTCCTGAGGTGTTGCGAAGACGTCGCCAAGCTGTATCCCCGCATCCAGTTCGAGAAGATGATTGTGGACAACACAACCATGCAGATGGTGTCCAATCCGAATCAGTTCGATGTGATGGTAACCCCCAATCTGTATGGTGCCATTGTGGATAATCTGGCCTCTGGTTTGGTGGGCGGTGCTGGTGTGGTTGCTGGTGCCTCCTACTCAGCGGAGACGGTTGTGTTCGAGCCT GGTGCACGTCACACCTTTGCCGGTGCTGTGGGCAAGAATGTGGCCAATCCAACGGCCATGATGCTGTGCGGCGTGAAGCTGCTGCGCCACATCAACTTGCCCACCTACAGCGAGGTCATCTTCAATGCCATAAACAAGGTGCTCAACGACGGCAAGGTGCGCACCAAGGATTTGGGCGGACAGTCCACCACAATGGACTTCACCCGCGCCGTCATCGCCAATTTGCACTAG
- the LOC108156090 gene encoding MICOS complex subunit Mic60 isoform X2 has translation MYRLAVRDQCKCALQRSLQTTTNGRHYNSSRREEGSSRSGQGNGQGLPPPPHMREAGFGKYLVLIAPLAAVGGVITYAKYDDDFRKMVEKKVPGAEAVIKVALQEEPPFKGITQSVNDQFDKVKAGYDTVSSSVNSVTSKVTGLFGGGSSSDKPKSPEPKVQPLKSEAPEAKKPAAAPAAKIETKTAKPDAAPTPQPAAAPKPAPKVPLPLPKEVVELEKAIELSAKLAVKEYNAAITVLKGFNEDVRRVVDRAVETGENTLWTTLRNRASARDTAVSTAERAAREAQEKIVACEIALSEVATAENHKKVESVRNKIKKLVDHIANVKDELYRHKDTASVSDKYWRNVEQARNYFIDEIEAIFPGLKLSDKKLNLSKEDLDLFILHAYTHVLAYQKELQRLQTDGELRLKRAIDSVRGDNDSEALRAQLDYHLEAERRKLAVENQKKIFHINAESDKQLRMQLKKQAEAHADHIKDIVAQRESDLTRSFKRELDDKLAVEKANYKLQLATMLGKLRGMDAALADRADAERTANQSQALWAACQALWASVRNATPGVSYKDKLRPLQNEIKAIAKVSQGDDLVAAVLESMPKEARERGVYPEDALRERFLSVERVARRLALVPEEGASLPIYLLSYVQSIFIMRADNPISTDELNDKPFDYSKLDTYDILNRARYYVDRSNFLLALKYLNLLQGAPRKVAGEWMKEVRLMLEMQQAANTLMSHAAASGVVYL, from the exons ATGTATCGGCTAGCGGTTCGAGATCAGTGCAAGTGCGCCTTGCAG CGCTCCctgcaaacaacaacaaatggcAGGCAttacaacagcagcagaagggaagaaggcagcagcagaagtgGACAAGGCAATGGGCAGGGTCTACCACCGCCGCCACATATGCGAGAAGCTGGCTTCGGCAAGTATTTGGTCTTGATCGCTCCCCTGGCTGCTGTCGGCGGTGTAATCACCTACGCCAA GTATGACGATGACTTCCGAAAAATGGTGGAGAAGAAAGTGCCTGGGGCCGAGGCGGTGATCAAGGTGGCGCTTCAGGAGGAGCCACCATTCAAGGGAATCACGCAGAGTGTCAACGACCAATTCGACAAGGTGAAGGCTGGCTACGACACGGTCAGCTCCTCGGTGAACTCTGTGACCTCCAAGGTGACGGGCCTGTTCGgtggtggcagcagcagcgacaagCCCAAGAGTCCGGAGCCCAAGGTGCAGCCTCTGAAGAGTGAAGCTCCCGAGGCCAAGAAACCTGCCGCTGCACCAGCAGCGAAAATTGAAACGAAAACTGCCAAGCCCGATGCTGCTCCTACGCCCCAGCCAGCTGCCGCGCCCAAGCCCGCACCCAAGGTCCCCCTGCCGCTGCCCAAGGAGGTCGTCGAGCTGGAAAAGGCCATTGAGTTGTCGGCCAAGCTGGCTGTCAAGGAATACAATGCTGCCATTACCGTGCTCAAGGG CTTCAATGAGGACGTGCGTCGTGTGGTCGACAGGGCTGTGGAGACGGGCGAGAACACGCTGTGGACGACCCTGAGGAACCGTGCCAGTGCCCGGGATACAGCCGTATCCACAGCAGAGCGAGCAGCCCGCGAGGCTCAGGAAAAGATTG TGGCCTGTGAGATTGCCCTGAGCGAAGTGGCCACAGCAGAGAACCACAAGAAGGTGGAGTCTGTCCGCAACAAGATCAAGAAGCTGGTGGATCACATAGCCAACGTCAAGGATGAGCTGTACAGGCACAAGGATACGGCGAGTGTGTCGGACAAGTATTGGCGCAATGTAGAACAGGCTCGCAACTATTTCATCGATGAAATCGAAGCCATCTTCCCCGGCCTTAAGCTCTCCGATAAGAAGCTCAATCTGTCCAAGGAGGATCTCGATCTCTTCATTCTACACGCCTACACCCATGTCCTGGCCTACCAGAAGGAGCTGCAGCGCCTGCAAACCGACGGCGAGCTGCGTCTCAAGCGCGCCATCGACTCTGTGCGTGGCGACAACGATTCGGAGGCCCTGCGCGCCCAGCTGGACTACCACCTGGAGGCGGAGCGTCGCAAGCTGGCCGTGGAAAACCAGAAGAAGATCTTCCACATCAATGCCGAGTCCGACAAGCAGCTGCGTATGCAGCTCAAGAAGCAGGCCGAGGCCCATGCCGACCACATCAAGGACATTGTGGCCCAGCGCGAATCGGATCTGACGCGCAGCTTCAAGCGTGAGCTGGACGACAAGCTGGCTGTCGAGAAGGCCAACTACAAGCTGCAGCTGGCCACTATGCTGGGCAAGCTTCGCGGCATGGATGCTGCCCTGGCGG ACCGCGCCGATGCCGAGCGTACGGCCAACCAGTCCCAGGCCTTGTGGGCTGCCTGCCAGGCCCTGTGGGCTTCTGTCCGCAATGCTACGCCAGGCGTCAGCTACAAAGACAAGCTGCGTCCACTTCAGAACGAGATCAAAGCCATTGCGAAGGTGTCAC AGGGCGACGATCTGGTGGCAGCCGTGTTGGAGAGCATGCCGAAAGAGGCCCGAGAGCGCGGCGTATATCCCGAGGATGCGCTGCGTGAGCGTTTCCTCAGCGTGGAGCGCGTGGCCCGAAGGCTAGCCTTGGTGCCAGAGGAGGGGGCCAGTCTGCCCATCTATCTGCTGTCTTATGTGCAATCGATATTTATCATGCGAGCCGATAATCCCATCTCCACGGACGAACTCAACGACAAACCCTTCGATTACAGCAAATTGGACACCTATGACATACTGAACAGGGCCAG GTACTACGTGGATCGCAGCAACTTCCTGTTGGCATTGAAGTATTTGAACCTGCTACAGGGTGCGCCACGCAAGGTCGCTGGCGAATGGATGAAAGAGGTCCGCCTCATGCTGGAGATGCAGCAGGCGGCCAACACACTGATGTCCCATGCCGCCGCCAGCGGTGTCGTGTATTTGTAG
- the LOC108156090 gene encoding MICOS complex subunit Mic60 isoform X1 — MYRLAVRDQCKCALQRSLQTTTNGRHYNSSRREEGSSRSGQGNGQGLPPPPHMREAGFGKYLVLIAPLAAVGGVITYAKYDDDFRKMVEKKVPGAEAVIKVALQEEPPFKGITQSVNDQFDKVKAGYDTVSSSVNSVTSKVTGLFGGGSSSDKPKSPEPKVQPLKSEAPEAKKPAAAPAAKIETKTAKPDAAPTPQPAAAPKPAPKVPLPLPKEVVELEKAIELSAKLAVKEYNAAITVLKGFNEDVRRVVDRAVETGENTLWTTLRNRASARDTAVSTAERAAREAQEKIVACEIALSEVATAENHKKVESVRNKIKKLVDHIANVKDELYRHKDTASVSDKYWRNVEQARNYFIDEIEAIFPGLKLSDKKLNLSKEDLDLFILHAYTHVLAYQKELQRLQTDGELRLKRAIDSVRGDNDSEALRAQLDYHLEAERRKLAVENQKKIFHINAESDKQLRMQLKKQAEAHADHIKDIVAQRESDLTRSFKRELDDKLAVEKANYKLQLATMLGKLRGMDAALAEIEDEFQDRADAERTANQSQALWAACQALWASVRNATPGVSYKDKLRPLQNEIKAIAKVSQGDDLVAAVLESMPKEARERGVYPEDALRERFLSVERVARRLALVPEEGASLPIYLLSYVQSIFIMRADNPISTDELNDKPFDYSKLDTYDILNRARYYVDRSNFLLALKYLNLLQGAPRKVAGEWMKEVRLMLEMQQAANTLMSHAAASGVVYL; from the exons ATGTATCGGCTAGCGGTTCGAGATCAGTGCAAGTGCGCCTTGCAG CGCTCCctgcaaacaacaacaaatggcAGGCAttacaacagcagcagaagggaagaaggcagcagcagaagtgGACAAGGCAATGGGCAGGGTCTACCACCGCCGCCACATATGCGAGAAGCTGGCTTCGGCAAGTATTTGGTCTTGATCGCTCCCCTGGCTGCTGTCGGCGGTGTAATCACCTACGCCAA GTATGACGATGACTTCCGAAAAATGGTGGAGAAGAAAGTGCCTGGGGCCGAGGCGGTGATCAAGGTGGCGCTTCAGGAGGAGCCACCATTCAAGGGAATCACGCAGAGTGTCAACGACCAATTCGACAAGGTGAAGGCTGGCTACGACACGGTCAGCTCCTCGGTGAACTCTGTGACCTCCAAGGTGACGGGCCTGTTCGgtggtggcagcagcagcgacaagCCCAAGAGTCCGGAGCCCAAGGTGCAGCCTCTGAAGAGTGAAGCTCCCGAGGCCAAGAAACCTGCCGCTGCACCAGCAGCGAAAATTGAAACGAAAACTGCCAAGCCCGATGCTGCTCCTACGCCCCAGCCAGCTGCCGCGCCCAAGCCCGCACCCAAGGTCCCCCTGCCGCTGCCCAAGGAGGTCGTCGAGCTGGAAAAGGCCATTGAGTTGTCGGCCAAGCTGGCTGTCAAGGAATACAATGCTGCCATTACCGTGCTCAAGGG CTTCAATGAGGACGTGCGTCGTGTGGTCGACAGGGCTGTGGAGACGGGCGAGAACACGCTGTGGACGACCCTGAGGAACCGTGCCAGTGCCCGGGATACAGCCGTATCCACAGCAGAGCGAGCAGCCCGCGAGGCTCAGGAAAAGATTG TGGCCTGTGAGATTGCCCTGAGCGAAGTGGCCACAGCAGAGAACCACAAGAAGGTGGAGTCTGTCCGCAACAAGATCAAGAAGCTGGTGGATCACATAGCCAACGTCAAGGATGAGCTGTACAGGCACAAGGATACGGCGAGTGTGTCGGACAAGTATTGGCGCAATGTAGAACAGGCTCGCAACTATTTCATCGATGAAATCGAAGCCATCTTCCCCGGCCTTAAGCTCTCCGATAAGAAGCTCAATCTGTCCAAGGAGGATCTCGATCTCTTCATTCTACACGCCTACACCCATGTCCTGGCCTACCAGAAGGAGCTGCAGCGCCTGCAAACCGACGGCGAGCTGCGTCTCAAGCGCGCCATCGACTCTGTGCGTGGCGACAACGATTCGGAGGCCCTGCGCGCCCAGCTGGACTACCACCTGGAGGCGGAGCGTCGCAAGCTGGCCGTGGAAAACCAGAAGAAGATCTTCCACATCAATGCCGAGTCCGACAAGCAGCTGCGTATGCAGCTCAAGAAGCAGGCCGAGGCCCATGCCGACCACATCAAGGACATTGTGGCCCAGCGCGAATCGGATCTGACGCGCAGCTTCAAGCGTGAGCTGGACGACAAGCTGGCTGTCGAGAAGGCCAACTACAAGCTGCAGCTGGCCACTATGCTGGGCAAGCTTCGCGGCATGGATGCTGCCCTGGCGG AGATAGAGGACGAGTTTCAAG ACCGCGCCGATGCCGAGCGTACGGCCAACCAGTCCCAGGCCTTGTGGGCTGCCTGCCAGGCCCTGTGGGCTTCTGTCCGCAATGCTACGCCAGGCGTCAGCTACAAAGACAAGCTGCGTCCACTTCAGAACGAGATCAAAGCCATTGCGAAGGTGTCAC AGGGCGACGATCTGGTGGCAGCCGTGTTGGAGAGCATGCCGAAAGAGGCCCGAGAGCGCGGCGTATATCCCGAGGATGCGCTGCGTGAGCGTTTCCTCAGCGTGGAGCGCGTGGCCCGAAGGCTAGCCTTGGTGCCAGAGGAGGGGGCCAGTCTGCCCATCTATCTGCTGTCTTATGTGCAATCGATATTTATCATGCGAGCCGATAATCCCATCTCCACGGACGAACTCAACGACAAACCCTTCGATTACAGCAAATTGGACACCTATGACATACTGAACAGGGCCAG GTACTACGTGGATCGCAGCAACTTCCTGTTGGCATTGAAGTATTTGAACCTGCTACAGGGTGCGCCACGCAAGGTCGCTGGCGAATGGATGAAAGAGGTCCGCCTCATGCTGGAGATGCAGCAGGCGGCCAACACACTGATGTCCCATGCCGCCGCCAGCGGTGTCGTGTATTTGTAG
- the LOC108156095 gene encoding 39S ribosomal protein L35, mitochondrial encodes MLRTLLTSALRGVCRVPPVAPLVQQTQRACFGQLMTIQKQPSLLSAHTLAPASLQLLQLPALGTPGTPPVRSVTKFSLIKGKRKTVKAVLKRFKRLDWGAWIRTHSGRQKKLFKKSNALRRRLRQHVFTNASQSWLLDKMVTDYWRRPKHYIDDPYAPYHKRDEYYATKSKPFKV; translated from the exons ATGCTGCGAACCCTACTCACAAGCG CCCTGCGCGGCGTGTGTCGCGTTCCGCCGGTGGCGCCGCTGGTGCAACAGACACAACGTGCCTGTTTTGGCCAGCTAATGACTATTCAGAAGCAGCCCAGTCTGCTGTCCGCCCATACACTAGCACCAGCCTCGTTGCAGCTGCTTCAGTTGCCCGCTCTGGGAACTCCAGGAACACCTCCCGTACGCAGCGTTACCAAATTCTCGCTCATCAAGGGCAAACGCAAGACGGTGAAGGCAGTGCTGAAGCGCTTCAAGCGTCTCGACTGGGGTGCCTGGATACGCACACACTCCGGCCGCCAGAAGAAGCTGTTCAAGAAGTCCAACGCCCTGCGACGACGACTACGCCAGCATGTCTTCACCAATGCCTCCCAGAGCTGGCTGCTGGACAAGATGGTCACAGACTACTGGCGCCGGCCCAAGCACTACATCGATGATCCGTACGCACCCTACCACAAACGTGACGAGTACTATGCCACCAAATCGAAACCATTCAAAGTCTAA
- the LOC108156094 gene encoding fumarylacetoacetate hydrolase domain-containing protein 2 — MLAARMRFVQYLRKGDLAKRLGLLADDQKSLVELAGVEGVPSDLKALIAQNPNIEELAQKVQKQPKLELNDDVTLLPPLTDPGKIICIGLNYQDHCDEQNKPAPKEPMFFSKFNNTLVGPTDNVIAHKASDKIDWEVELVCVIGKVARHVPKDKAMDYVFGYTIAQDISARDWQKERNGGQFLIGKSMDTFLPLGPAVVHKSLVKNVYDLNLKTWINGVEKQNGNTCNLIFKLDDVINRLTQTITLLPGDIIVTGTPKGVGMHRSPPEFLKPGDVIKTEIVGLGTMTNKVVAS, encoded by the exons ATGTTAGCTGCCAGAATGCGTTTCGTACAATATTTGCGCAAGGGTGACCTTGCTAAGCGCCTTGGTCTGCTCGCCGACGATCAGAAATCTCTGGTGGAGCTGGCAGGAGTGGAGGGCGTGCCCAGCGATCTGAAGGCGTTAATTGCCCAGAACCCGAACATCGAAGAGCTGGCCCAGAAGGTGCAAAAGCAGCCCAAGCTGGAGCTGAATGATGATGTCACTTTGCTGCCCCCTCTCACCGATCCCGGCAAGATCATTTGCATTG GATTGAACTACCAGGACCATTGCGATGAACAGAACAAGCCTGCGCCCAAGGAGCCGATGTTCTTCAGCAAGTTCAACAACACCCTGGTGGGGCCCACAGACAATGTGATTGCCCACAAGGCGAGTGAC AAAATCGACTGGGAGGTGGAGCTGGTCTGTGTCATTGGCAAGGTTGCCCGCCATGTGCCCAAGGATAAGGCTATGGACTACGTCTTTGGTTATACCATCGCCCAGGATATCTCGGCGCGCGATTGGCAGAAGGAGCGCAATGGAGGCCAGTTCTTGATTGGCAAGTCGATGGACACATTCCTGCCACTGGGACCGGCTGTGGTGCACAAGAGTCTGGTCAAGAACGTGTACGATCTGAACCTCAAGACATGGATCAATGGCGTTGAGAAGCAGAACGGCAACACGTGCAACCTGATCTTCAAGCTCGACGATGTGATCAACAGATTGACTCAGACAATAACCTTGCTACCCGGCGATATTATCGTCACGGGCACCCCCAAGGGCGTGGGCATGCACCGCAGTCCACCAGAGTTCCTCAAGCCCGGCGATGTCATCAAAACAGAGATCGTTGGTCTGGGCACCATGACCAACAAGGTTGTTGCTTCCTGA